Below is a window of Methanobacterium sp. Maddingley MBC34 DNA.
AAGTGACATCCACCAGGGTTTTCACTCCTTCCAGTTTGGATATATCCACTGGATCGGTCTGAACTTCCACATCACTCAGTTCAGTGATTTTAACAGCTCCAGCAGGTTTGGTGGATACTACTGCCAGTTTCAGTTCTCCCATGGGGCTGACATCGGTCATTGCATCCCTGAAGAATTCATCGAATAAACTTCCCCTCATGGCTGTTTGTTGCTGTTGCCTGATTCCAGTTACTATGATGTCTCCTTTGGACAACACTCTGCCCTGGAATGCTCCTTTAACATCTCCCCTAATCATGATTTTCTGATCCACCGGCGCAAGCACCACTTTCTGTGCTTCTTTAACCTGGGCTTTTCGTACGGTTACTTCTTCTCCCAGGGATGTTCCTGCATTTTTTCGGATGTATCCGTCGATTCTTATGATGCCCAGTCCTATGTCAGATTGGGATGAGGCCACAATAGTGGCGGTGAGTTTTCGACCTTCGATTTCGATCATATCCCCGTCCAGGAGATCTAGCTTTTCCATGCATGCCGGGTCTATCCGGGCTATGGATCTGCCAACATCAGCCTGTGAAAATGCTTCTGCTACTTTTAGTTTCATATCTTCGGTTTTAATAATAAATCCCCCTTTAAATTCTTTTATATATTGAATTAAAAAAATTTATGTCTTAAAAAATAAATATAAATCGTTTTTGTATTTAGTTAACTTATGTTACTTTAAGATTGTAGATTATAGTATATAAAGGTTTCGGTTAAATTTTAGTTATAAAACAGGGAAAATGAATTAAAAAATCATCAATTTATTGGAAAATTAAATAGAATCCCCCCACAAAATCCTTAAACCTTAAAATATCTAAAAAAATGATAAAAAATAATTTTTAACGTATGATACCGCCAAATCCCGTCAGTAATCCCTCAACAATTTTCTTTGACTTGAGAGAGATCACCTGATAAGTGAATGTGATGCTCTTTTTACCTTCAGGAATTTGCTTACCCTGGTAAACATCTTTAACCTCTGCTGTGACTACGCCCTCCAGAGAATTAATGGTCTGGGATATAATTTCTGGCTTTGAACTTCCGGGTAAAACAACAGAGACATCAAAGGTCTTCAGGGGAAGATTACTCATCTTCCATGCCTGTAATTCTCCTGAGCTTAGAACCTCAATGTTTGAAAGTTTAAGTTTCACAGTTTTGTTGTTCTCATTTAAAATCACAAAATCAGGAGATAATGATTCCAGAACACCAAAGTGGACCTTTCCAGAGTACATGTGGCGCAAGCCCACTTCTATTCCCACCGCGTTTTTAAGAGTAGTTACCTCTGCATTCAATGCAGATATGGCCTTGTCCGATCTTCCTAGAGATGCTTCCAGATCATTCAGGTGTTTGGCAGCTGAACTCATTGCCTTAACAAAATCATCCTGATTTTCCTGATCTACCATGGATTTGAGGTCATGGAATGTTTCCAAGAATGTTTCATGGACCTCATGAATGTAACGGTTCTGTGTCTGTATAGAATAACAAAGGTAAGGATTCTGGGCCACAATCCTGGCTATCATGTCCAGCATTAGACTGTAAATAGGGCTTGCAAACTTACGTGATTCTTTAACATCCACCTGCATCCTTTCAATGACACTGGCAATACAGATATAGGCAAAATGAGTTAGACCCTGAACTATGCTCATCATCCGGTCATGGATCTCAGGGGTAGTCTCCAGGATTCGGGCCTGTTCTGAGTTTAAAAACTCCACCACCCTAGGGTACCAAAACCCCTTCTTATTAGGAGTGAGGACTACCACCTGCCCCTCCAGGGATCGTATTCTGGGACCAAACATAGGATGGGTAGGAAGCACTTCCACGCCTTCAGGGACTTGTTTCTGCATGATTTCTGCAGGTAATTCCTTTACAGATGTAACATCCATCAGTAAAGATCCTTTCTGAAGGTGAGGGGCTACTTCTTTTATGGTTTGAGGTGTAACTTCAATGGGAACTGCCACTATCACTACCTTTGCCCGGGATGCTGCTTTTATATTGTCAGAGGTGTATGATACTCCCATTTTGCTGGCTAGGGTCTCGCCCATCATTGAATTCCTGCCAGTGATAGTAACCTGATGCCCCCTTCTCTGGAGAAAATTAGCTATCCAGTTTCCCAGTCCACGGGTTCCGCCTATAACCGCTACTTGCATAGAGTTATCTATTATGAGGAGAAGGATATTAAATTTTTCATTAGATTTGGCCGACTATTTAAGGGTGAATCTTTCGACTTACAATGGAGTTTTACACCTACAAATGGAGTTTCCCATCTTCCTTAAAAATACTTGATATTTTCATCAGTACTATATTTCCAGTGTCCCTACCTTCTCTTTACCTGCAGTTCCCGCCATGGAATCCAGTGTTTCCAGAAATTCCATGAGGCGAGGTTTCTGCATCACCTCTAAAAACCTCTCCAGCTGAATTTTTTGCTGAATGAATATTCCTCTACGTTTAATGGGGCGTCCAAACTCATCTAAAGGGTTTATTTCAACCATTATACTTTCCTGATCACCCCTGGTAGGGGCCTTGATTAAAAACACTCCCTCAAGGGACGTGGGAACTCTCTGCCATGGTTTAACATTTTCCAGGGTTTCTTTTATCTTGCTTTTTAGCTGGTTGTCCACTCTAATCACCACCCCTGGAT
It encodes the following:
- a CDS encoding prephenate dehydrogenase (PFAM: Prephenate dehydrogenase; Ferredoxin-fold anticodon binding domain); amino-acid sequence: MQVAVIGGTRGLGNWIANFLQRRGHQVTITGRNSMMGETLASKMGVSYTSDNIKAASRAKVVIVAVPIEVTPQTIKEVAPHLQKGSLLMDVTSVKELPAEIMQKQVPEGVEVLPTHPMFGPRIRSLEGQVVVLTPNKKGFWYPRVVEFLNSEQARILETTPEIHDRMMSIVQGLTHFAYICIASVIERMQVDVKESRKFASPIYSLMLDMIARIVAQNPYLCYSIQTQNRYIHEVHETFLETFHDLKSMVDQENQDDFVKAMSSAAKHLNDLEASLGRSDKAISALNAEVTTLKNAVGIEVGLRHMYSGKVHFGVLESLSPDFVILNENNKTVKLKLSNIEVLSSGELQAWKMSNLPLKTFDVSVVLPGSSKPEIISQTINSLEGVVTAEVKDVYQGKQIPEGKKSITFTYQVISLKSKKIVEGLLTGFGGIIR
- a CDS encoding ATP-dependent 26S proteasome regulatory subunit (PFAM: ATPase family associated with various cellular activities (AAA); Cell division protein 48 (CDC48), N-terminal domain; Cell division protein 48 (CDC48), domain 2), yielding MKLKVAEAFSQADVGRSIARIDPACMEKLDLLDGDMIEIEGRKLTATIVASSQSDIGLGIIRIDGYIRKNAGTSLGEEVTVRKAQVKEAQKVVLAPVDQKIMIRGDVKGAFQGRVLSKGDIIVTGIRQQQQTAMRGSLFDEFFRDAMTDVSPMGELKLAVVSTKPAGAVKITELSDVEVQTDPVDISKLEGVKTLVDVTYEDIGGLKEEVKKVREMIEIPLKRPELFERLGISPPKGVLMHGPPGTGKTLLAKAVANE